DNA from Biomphalaria glabrata chromosome 14, xgBioGlab47.1, whole genome shotgun sequence:
AAATTGGGACACCGTAGCACCTGTGACACTAcaagttaaagttttttttaaagatattctgtgagaatatagaaattattttatttttgcactaaAGTGATCCATTagacttattattatgttcACTATTCTAGTCATAAAGTACCCATTTGTAAAAATTCTGCTTTAATTTCACAAAATGTCGGGGGTGCTTCATGggacaccatttttttaaatgtttataagtTTACATTTTTGTCTTATCTGTGCACAAGTGaatgatcattattatttttaattattgacaaatatatattttatatcttttgttagttttaacacacagaaaaaggtttgaaaaaaaaaaagaaagaaaagaaaacacataaaactgtacacaaattttatttgacaaattcagaaatcaaaaCATTCCACTCTCAAACTATTGCCATTGGTATCAACATCACTTCAGTAACAATCATGTCTGCATACACTAACTGTATGTCCTGCACTTCTggatatacaaatatatttcttttatttctgtgcctttttaaaaattatttctgcgCTGATCATCCAGGACTTCTATCACAACTCCTgttagaaaaaattaccagcaatgttgaaaagttaatacttcaatctaaaacatactttgaacttgtttattgaaattaaaaggtACACAGTGCAAAAAATTATACCTGGATAGAATATTTCCCCATACTTGACAATCACACAGCTATTTACAATGTACTTTTGATGAGTGAAGGAAATTGTTTGggcctgaaaaaacaacaacatgaggCTGAAATACTTAATTTCTAAAATGAGTCTAAAATTATTAAGCAgggtatattattaaaaaacaacttatacaatacaggtaacataagattcaatgaaaatttttaaaatgtttatatgtaaAAGCTCTTTACCTTTGAATTTGAGCATATGGGACTGACATCCAAAGAGTCTTCAAGATTTGACTGAGATTGCActactgaagaaaaagaaacaatttcatttagaaatcaattaggtaattttaaaatgaataatgtttttttctcagataattgtaaagtgctatttaaaaataaataaatacaagtacttaccattttgtttctgaagttTGAACACCTTCCAAGAGCCACATATTTCATCATGCAGGCACTGACTGCCATATGAATTTCTGCATGGATAGCAGAAACAGCTTCTATTTCTGTAAGCAATAGTGTTAGGTGTAATACCTCTCACTATGTCATTGAAAGATCCTTCTTTATTTACTGGTTGCCACTTTGATACCTTTTGCAGTGTACCATCACTCTGAACATACTCATCCGTCATCTTTGACCACATACTATACTCCACTCAATACTTGTTAATTAAATCCACACCACAGTTGCTACATGATCTTTCAATGCACTGCAGCTTATGAAAACAATTGGCATTTGTTCTTGGGCATAGAGTTAAGTCAAGTGATGAAGCTGGATTTATCAATGTCAGCTCTCTGTGTCCTTTTTTGATCAGAAATTTATTAATGCCctctatataaagaaaaatcttcAAACAGAACTCACATAAGCAAGACTGCATCTTATGTTAAGTAGCTTTTGCATGAAACGTTTTCCTGTTTGAGCACTAACAGATGATTGAGAGGGATCAGTTCTTGAGACATCCCCTCTactgtaaaaaatgaatattgtttcCAAGGCATTTTGTGCAATGCAatcacttcattttttttcttgcaatttgTTCTGATTTGCACTTGGACATAAAACTTCTTGACCAAATGTTAGAAATGAGTAGCACTACCTTTGAGTTTGTTGTACTTACTAAGGATACTGCAGAGTACTTGTCTATGAGCACTAGacatctgacttttttttttgctggtggAGTTTAGTTAGGTTTTGAtactttctttaatgttgtttagAAAGATGAGCTTTCTTCTCTCAGGTAGACGCAGAAAGCGTATGTCATGGACAGCTTTACTTTTTCTTGGGGAGCATATTTGTGTGAGACCATCAAAAACTGCAGCATATTTCTTGGGTGACCTAGGCAATTTCATCAAAGCCCTTGAAACAGCCATTCTTTTTGCCACTGGAGTCTGGAATCCAGTACCTAGTGATTCACCAACCTCTGCTGAGATGACATTAAGTGGACTATTAGCttgctgttttctttctttgcgtTTTCTGTTTATCCAAGCTTTTTCATGTGGGCTTAACTAGGCCCTGTATGCAGCTTTTCTCaacctttccttttctctccGCTCTAAAACAGCAACACGTGTTAGAGACTCAGGCTTTGATGCTTGTAAATTTAGAGTCTTTCTTGGCTTGTAGACGCCTTGAAACTCTAACAGATACTCCATTACtgaaatctgtaatttataaaaatgtataagtatctaaataaatagatctattatatataatataggcctactcataaatttcataaacatatattatatattggtgcattatttaaatctagtctagtaatgCCCATAATTGCTTGATAGGGATAGACTCAATCAATAGTATAGGACTAGTACtgttaattatattaacttaagtTATAATCATTCAGTGGTAGACTGAAAGAACTGAATACAATATAATTGAATATactgtatatatgtataaacaatacaatggaAATTAAGTGCAGGTTAAACCAAACTTTGTTTTAGATACaatctacattttaatatagaataggtctataatatagatctagtctctagatatttttctagatactggtcaatttaaagaaaaatatattattaaattatctaaaattagattctaaatctagtcattaatgatctagtctagagtcactagtctagattcataaAAGATCTATTGATTTATAATCTAataatctagtttagatctaaatctagatattgaattAGATCTTGACtgactagtgactagactaTTCTACTCTACGTCTAGATCAAGACTCAAGagtaaatctagctataatataatgaattacataattagatctagatctagagtaaatctaaataatgaattacataattagatctagatctagagtaaatctagatttaggtctagaggTCTAAtcagtctagatttctagatctagagttaagctctttaaagttttaaagacaAGTGTCCGAGATGCGCCTCAAACGAAAGATCAAATAGTTCTAAATCTTATTTACAGTAAtaagtaaattttaattatttaatatttcttaaacagtaccgctttatttcttttagatatagctaatattatctgacactgtaaaatctttaacaaaCTATCACTAAAATCTATTTGGACTTAACAGACGCAAACTAGGAcaccatttgtaaacaaacgGAGTAGTGTCCACTGAAATGCCCCAAACgatgtaaagtaaaattacaaaaaaatataaaatgaaagatgtcaaaaaatgttcatttaaaatgattaattatgaaaatagtttattacatatattaaaatcatttaatcttAATTAAAACTTCCATGAATACAGAAAACGTAACAAATCCTGAACTCGCATTAGAAGCTACATGTGACGCCATAATTTATGCATGGAAAACACCAGCACGGGGTCCCATGGAGCACCTCAACGCCTAATCCAATttacttctcaaaataaaaacaaattaattattttaaatccctACACATGTCTACTATTACatcaacataattgttttagaaatataaactttttgtttagtaacaggctttaaaattgatttaacTTTATGATTTAAGACTAAATTGTGTTCAAGACGCTTCACATGACGTCATGATTGAATGGTTAAATTTAGTAACCtcgtaataaaaaaagaactttgATTAGGATATTGCAATCAAACTTATTTGTAATAAGCTTAAATTTCAGtagaataatgaaatatctACGTACCTGATGGGTTGTTGATTCACAAAAGATcacaaaaaacagattaaatgagGTTTTTGTGCAACATTGCCGGCGATTGATCATGTCGACGCTTAAGGCGCATCAATGTTAATTGTGGGACACGCTATTGTTTACGTACTCCTGTTAATTACTACGCTAGTATTTCCAGCGGAAACGGCACTTCTTTTGTTCTACACAATACCTGTGATGCTCAAAAGAACTCTCATTCATAAAAAGTAGTGTCGTGGGAAAAATAATCCCATTCTTAACACACGCAGCACAGGCGCTTCATCTGGGACACCTCAACCTATTTTAAGCTTGTTATGCATGTTTAGAAAgattttaacaaaaacaatactttaaaagaaatctttaatgcttgttgtaacagaaatgcaatgttgagcatattatttatttcttgttcacAATTCATAGAGGATTGTAATTCCGTATAAAGTGGGACACATCGCGATGCACCTCAAACGCCTTTTTGTGGCCGTGtttaatcaatattttgataaccttgagaaaaactaaataaaatgacattgaaatatgaGGATCTTGTTAACATATTCCAACAAAGATGGAAGTTTTATGCCCCTTGGTTTTAGTATGATATTAATTCAATCATACCATGGTGTTCCGTGTTACATCAAAAGCCGCCATTTTGGGTAgtaatttcacacattttttacaatttcaatattTCCCTAGCACCTTATGagctcaaaatatcaaaatttatagattaaccATTTCTTAATGCAATGTAATGTAAATTGTCACATTTGAATTTATAACAATCTTATGAAATATGGACTTTTTAGTGAACCAACACCTAGTTgtaaccagtactggagaaacactcatatattattttatatagtgatatatatagtatagatctagactatttctagactctagaattattaagattctagatctagatctaattgtaaatATTAAAGAATGATCATATCATAGATGTGTTGGTCGTCATCTAATGGATCATagaatttatataataaataatgatcTTATACTAATTAACTTATTAAGATACAAGATTCTAggtaaatttatatttattatgattttACTTAAtgctataaatttatattataatactatactatatttatattatatatatatatcatatctaGTATCTAATTCTATTTTTCAATTAAATCTAATCTAGGCCCTAGGGCTAgggatctagattctagatgatttagatctatagtcagtATAGTATAACTAGTATAAGTATAAGATCTCAAGTCCAGGTCtagattataatctagatctagattatattataaCTAGTCAGTCACCGTCGGCGTAGCATATGCAACCTATAGGACCGAAGTGGGCctcgcacttttataggacccacgctaattttaggtgtataaattttaaattaataaaccatttgataatttataacagattttccgcagcctcctgtcgatttaacaggaggtcctggaaatctcctgaaattgcaaaatacacaaaaaagtcctggaaatatccggaaattattaaaatcttttgaaaactcacaaatctcctgaaatgtatagacgaaaattgtcattttggggtgtcattcaatatggaaaacgccaatcccaCTCCACTCACCACTGCAATACCcgcaattgtggaatctagtgaaagaaatactttaacttgagatcaacaattatcatagatagattgaaacatttggtaattcttgctattgagtgtgatctatgtaggaaatataattttcatgatgtactgtatgacttcgctacacgcaaggctcgtaaagtaattctgtatgtagtaaagaatgaataaatgcatcatagacgaatttattttctaatacaaactcttaaatttcacttattatctgtattcctacccaaacttggccccgagAAATCCATTTTGCATGGGGCTTTACAATGGTTATGTCCGGCCCTGCTACTTAGTGACGGATGAATAATACTCCCCGCCTGCCCCTATTTTCGcctcttaaattacctaggataacttCCTCCGtccatatagatctaggtctatagaTCTCGAGTCTAGAATAGATTTTattctagaatgtctagattctagtttgcTGCCTAGTTTAGAAAAGctcaaaaaaaaatggttagagTAGATTCTAACCTAAAAAGACATtaaataatattgttatgaTTAGATCAACATCAACATGGTAAATACCTttatctaaatagatctagatattttcctttaaaaaaaaaatcaagatattatataatgaaataccCAGAATCACAGCTCTCTGACTAGCCCGATTTGACCTGTGGGATACGGgtcttagtttgggtattattCACTGATCTAgtgcagaggttctcaaactattTTGACCCGGCAAGCCctttatatagatttagactCTAAATTCGAGGTCTAGTCAAAACTTAATTGCCACGGAGTCCTAAGttaaaaagctacataaatgcatattATATATGTAAAATAACAACATTTTGTTGATAGAATGCATATTGAGATTATATCTCTTGTAAATCTTAACAACAATGTCGTCAATGTACGTTAATAGTACTATGTAGCATTTCTCCAACGGATAATACAGGCTGTATAATGTATTGAATTACTATGACACTATATCTAAATTCTAGTACGGACTTATTTGAAAACTTGGTCTTGAATGTAGATCCAGATCTACTGCCTATTcgatcttctagatctagaccatggCAGCTAGATTCAAGTTGTAGTCTTGACTTAAATCTTGATCttctatatttctataaatttaaatctatattctagatcagatttacatctaaatctatctaCACGAGATCCAGTAACGAATAGATTTAGGCTGAATCTAGATATTTAGATTATTATATAggttatatatatttacaaaaaaatctagAGTCCTaagtctctcttttttctctttctctctctatctgtctgcgataatctaaatatatatgtagatatgtattatatatctagaatagTAGCTCTTGTAGTAGCCTATAATATATGTAGCATTTTCATTCCATTCCTATCATTCTCTACAGGCTGACTTCAAGGCTGGGGGCAATAATTTCAACATCAGTAAAGCAATCATATATGTTGACTACTACAGGCCAAGTTAAGAAAGTtaataatataagctttaaaatccatttaaattagaatatttaaatttagGTCTACTAAGAGGCTAAAGATTAGATTTTAcatctaaaatatatttgaaattgtTATACGTCTGGattgaaattctagatctatttctgtaatgtagatctagattctaaatgtaTAATGACTATATAcgttagatctattatatagatACAGATGTGTAtgtaaaaggatttttttttcaagctaatAATTAAGGCAGTCAAACTGAATAGTCATCATTTAGATTTCAAGCATTTATGGGACATAATTATGAtacttttatattaatttttttcccagtttttttttaattcgtgctatatatagattttataaataataagcGGAATAACAAGGTTTCTAAAGcaatatttaaagtttaaatttgtGCGCGCAATGTGGTTAATAAGCTTAAATACGTATGGTATGCcttaaagtttctctttcagtggcgtaactaagaggggggagggggaggagaattttaaaatcctccCGGGCTCCCACCTGGGGGGCGGGggcaaatgggtgtccgaaatttatttgtaaatacataaattaatacatttaattgacaaatagtgtcaacgtttgtcttttttttccccccaacatttatggattaaatttaaaattataacaaagactaaacctagatctaggtctatcagtacatTGACTTTGtcgacatttttaaaatattttttcccacagagatcaaaatttaagtttttttttaaagttagttttacattttaaactttgttgccacgaataaaactgcatgatatacagcgaattccaggtatcttgttacctttactaataataaatctaaatgGCGAGCATTTTATGGCTACAccaattaaccttgaagcaaaatttacagaatcgagtataacagatccaaaagttattcttaattagtgctagaatagtccattattcgggtttggcgtctataatttcagaattaaacttcacactcgagttattaccacTCTAtccatctttcctcaatccaatggaaactctctttttatttccatctaatccttttgctttcgtacaaaacaaacaacaacgtaatatcatataatattagcacatccttccttttgaagttattatcacatccttccttttaaagttcttaagactgatatctactaggaactttaacaattcgtccacttctggttgtcttgatttaagttctctagacgttggtctataactgtctgtttcgtttgttccaacagtttgcagttctttgtcttcatcggtatcatagtacccagagatgtcttcatcgaaattcttattcaaaaagcgttgttttattctgtatttttttccatcgtttgtctttatgatgtaagatctgggtgctgaatgttttttttatgacaactgctttctgccatgtttgtcctagactaactctccgacagaataatctttaggtaatCTTGCTTTTGTATCGTATTTcgctttgcttttcatctgtcgatcgttgagtaatgtctctgtaTTTTCAGCTACCCATGGTTTCAATAGCTTGGGTTCAGTTGGAAtaattccctgagtcttctactcgtcaacagttgtgatggtgaatacggcagtccgcttatcggagtatttctatactcgagcataacgagacatggatctttcccacttttgtatgctttgaatacatttgctttcgcacaaaacataaacaaccaacaatgacgtaatataatataatattagaacagaatcttcttcatgcagtggaaaattaagaattctttgcctatctggaattctggtcaaagctcctgcgcccaattaatatagttcagaagaaactacaaaagtctggactgcatatacgggaagctactgaagaaattagtaccctttcatgctttctgcaaaatgatgagaaactgacaaaaacccaaatcCATCGAAAAAACataagaaggtagtgaatactatggatttcctctaatcaaaacaaccagaagaaagaaaagacttaatTGGAAtctgagttctaatgtagggctgtcaatagaactgcaattcaaacgtgttgcgacagaagtgctggacagatatCATATGGAGACGAAgggcagatttcaaaggctggaaagaaattggatacctttgggtttcttcttgaaccaagacacctgttagatgaagatacgcttatgacaaactgtgctacttttcctgtttgtaatcggaaattaatttttcaattaTGCCATTGATGCACGAgtacttttcatcaacaaaccagtaatacaatcaccaatagacataatGAGGAAAcaaggcttcatatggtaattacgtgtgctcaaacttttcaacctcctccgaataccgctaactcaggccacttccattacgtcatgtgagagatcattctcaaagctcaagttcatcaaaaactttctcaggagca
Protein-coding regions in this window:
- the LOC129922963 gene encoding uncharacterized protein LOC129922963 isoform X2 → MWSKMTDEYVQSDGTLQKVSKWQPVNKEGSFNDIVRGITPNTIAYRNRSCFCYPCRNSYGSQCLHDEICGSWKVFKLQKQNVVQSQSNLEDSLDVSPICSNSKAQTISFTHQKYIVNSCVIVKYGEIFYPGVVIEVLDDQRRNNF
- the LOC129922963 gene encoding uncharacterized protein LOC129922963 isoform X1, which gives rise to MWSKMTDEYVQSDGTLQKVSKWQPVNKEGSFNDIVRGITPNTIAYRNRSCFCYPCRNSYGSQCLHDEICGSWKVFKLQKQNVVQSQSNLEDSLDVSPICSNSKAQTISFTHQKYIVNSCVIVKYGEIFYPGIIFCTVYLLISINKFKVCFRLKY